A stretch of DNA from Patescibacteria group bacterium:
CGTCCCGTCTTTTGCTTGTGAACGGGTATAAACGGAAGAGAATAAAGCTTTGCTCAAAAATGGATATGTATCGCTGGACTGTTCTCGCGTCAACCCCAAGTTTTGCGGCAAGTTCGGAATAGTTGATTAGATTGCCGATTTGATAGGCAAGTAGTTTTAGAAGATTAGAAGCTACCGCGCGGTTTTCAATTAGGTTAAGCTCAAAAATGTCTTTATAAATTGACGAGGACGCCAGTTCGCTTAAATATAAAGAGTCGGACGGGTTTTGGACTAGATACGGGTTTAAACCGTAAGTAAGTATTCTGCCAACAGTTGCGGAAAGGTCGAATTGATGAATTGACGGGGATAATTTTCCGGAAACCAGCCTTTCTAAAAAGTTATCGTGGAGTTCCTCCTCTGTTCTGGTTTGATACAAATATTCGGAAAAAGTAAGAGGGAATAATTGGTAGTCTATTTTGCGCCCGGCAAGGCTTTCAGACGCGGTATTTTTGATATTTAGGGCGGAAGATCCCGTGATAATAAGTTGTACATTCGGCATTTGATCATAAATAATCTTCGCCGCGCGCCCGGGGTCTGGCAGTAACTGGATTTCATCAATAATTACGGTTTTACTGCTTTGCGACCCGATAAATTGGCGATATGAATGGATATCATAAGTTTCAAAGTTTTTTCGCGCGGGGTCGTTGTCCAGCAAAAAATATTGCGCCTCGGGAAAAAGTCTTTTCAGCAAAGTGGT
This window harbors:
- a CDS encoding ATP-binding protein encodes the protein MNLLTRQIDSQIKSHFKNRRQILLLLGARQVGKTTLLKRLFPEAQYFLLDNDPARKNFETYDIHSYRQFIGSQSSKTVIIDEIQLLPDPGRAAKIIYDQMPNVQLIITGSSALNIKNTASESLAGRKIDYQLFPLTFSEYLYQTRTEEELHDNFLERLVSGKLSPSIHQFDLSATVGRILTYGLNPYLVQNPSDSLYLSELASSSIYKDIFELNLIENRAVASNLLKLLAYQIGNLINYSELAAKLGVDARTVQRYISIFEQSFILFRLYPFTSKRRDEIGKAPKIYFYDLGLRNAVIEDFSNPFLRRDFGAMFENFVIGEILKHNVYSNAGYKLAFWRTVQGAEVDLVLHQGEEVIACEIKTAKGRACSAFNNRYPNAKVKLITIDNFY